From the genome of Spinacia oleracea cultivar Varoflay chromosome 2, BTI_SOV_V1, whole genome shotgun sequence, one region includes:
- the LOC110798094 gene encoding uncharacterized protein, with amino-acid sequence MQENQKYAVSHQKPAIMEVIDADYQIIGQDCVLFDEESPLVLANNHDTVNNNQINRRWFNLRSTWMIIVLGTVIAVSAVAVVKRFGPSFMKKEVIPVVRWLMETCSPLVLAAILFAGIALFPLLLLPTLQFKWIAGMTFGYGIGFLLIISAVAVAASLPYFIAYHLFLHKIENWLRNHPEKAAIVKLAGDGDWFHQFQAVALLRLSPFPYVVFNYVAVVTGVNYGPYLAGTLIGMVPEILVAIYSGKLFRTVAEAMEEHTHVSKFQMIFDGVGFCLSAVSTIAIGLYSKRRLKQLQEVEEQQHLR; translated from the exons ATGCAAGAAAATCAAAAGTATGCAGTTTCCCACCAAAAACCCGCTATAATGGAGGTAATAGACGCTGATTACCAGATAATAGGCCAAGATTGTGTTCTGTTTGACGAAGAATCTCCTTTGGTATTAGCGAATAATCACGACACTGTCAATAATAATCAAATTAATCGAAGATGGTTCAATTTGCGATCGACATGGATGATCATTGTTCTGGGTACTGTAATTGCAGTTTCCGCTGTTGCAGTCGTCAAACGCTTTGGCCCCTCTTTCATGAAGAAg GAGGTTATTCCAGTAGTTCGCTGGCTGATGGAAACTTGTAGTCCCCTGGTGCTTGCAGCTATTTTGTTTGCTGGAATAGCTTTGTTCCCGCTTCTGCTTTTGCCAACTCTGCAGTTCAAGTGGATAGCTGGAATGACTTTTGGCTATGGAATTGGCTTCTTGCTGATAATATCTGCAGTAGCTGTGGCCGCTTCTTTGCCCTATTTCATTGCTTACCATCTCTTTCTTCACAAAATTGAA AATTGGTTGCGTAATCACCCTGAAAAAGCTGCCATTGTAAAACTCGCTGGTGATGGTGATTGGTTTCATCAGTTTCAGGCAGTTGCTCTGCTAAGACTCTCTCCATTCCCATATGTGGTGTTCAACTATGTTGCTGTTGTTACTGGTGTTAATTATGGTCCTTACCTGGCGGGAACCCTGATAGGAATGGTGCCTGAGATACTTGTTGCGATTTACAG TGGGAAACTGTTTCGGACAGTGGCAGAAGCAATGGAGGAGCATACTCATGTTTCAAAATTCCAGATGATCTTTGATGGTGTGGGGTTCTGTTTATCTGCGGTATCCACCATCGCTATTGGGTTATATTCAAAACGGaggttaaaacaacttcaagaggtagaggagcaacaacatCTGAGGTAG
- the LOC110798130 gene encoding uncharacterized protein, which translates to MIRNPIIAGMNYTKKKSAVLYHYPCPDGTFAALAAHLYFSATSSPVVFFPNTVYSPIKADQLPLQEIGDVYLLDFVGPSGFVTDLSSKVDNVIILDHHKTALETLGGETSLSENITKVLDMERSGATIAYDYFKQKLSEESKTRYESVLAEFERMRKIFEYIEDADLWKWRLEKSKAFSSGLKDQKLEFDFQKNPSVFRQLLSLDLDSVINQGIISLNHKQKLITEALEKSYAINLGGGEFGCCLAVNADEALSELRSELGNQLAFKSQERNLRGVGAIVYRVPELGNDQMLKISLRSVKSEDTTPISEKYGGGGHRNASSFLLKLADFEAWKINI; encoded by the coding sequence ATGATCAGAAATCCGATAATTGCAGGCATGAATTACACAAAGAAGAAAAGTGCTGTACTTTACCACTACCCATGCCCTGATGGCACCTTTGCTGCCCTAGCAGCACACCTTTACTTCTCTGCAACTTCGTCCCCAGTTGTATTTTTTCCCAACACAGTCTACAGCCCTATCAAGGCAGACCAATTGCCCTTGCAAGAAATCGGCGATGTTTACCTTTTAGACTTTGTGGGGCCCTCTGGTTTTGTTACTGATCTGTCATCCAAGGTTGACAATGTGATCATTCTAGACCACCACAAAACTGCGCTTGAGACTTTAGGTGGTGAAACCTCATTGTCTGAGAACATAACAAAGGTGCTAGATATGGAGAGGAGTGGGGCAACAATTGCTTATGATTACTTTAAGCAGAAACTTAGTGAAGAGAGTAAAACCAGGTATGAATCTGTGCTTGCTGAATTTGAAAGAATGAGAAAAATCTTCGAGTACATTGAGGATGCGGATCTTTGGAAGTGGCGACTTGAGAAAAGCAAAGCCTTCAGCAGTGGGTTAAAAGATCAGAAATTAGAATTTGATTTTCAGAAAAATCCCTCAGTATTTCGACAGTTGCTCTCATTAGACCTCGATTCTGTTATTAATCAAGGTATTATAAGCTTAAATCATAAGCAAAAATTGATAACCGAGGCTCTTGAGAAATCTTATGCAATTAACCTTGGAGGTGGGGAGTTCGGGTGTTGCCTAGCTGTTAATGCAGATGAAGCTCTTTCAGAATTAAGGAGTGAACTTGGGAACCAGTTGGCTTTTAAGAGCCAAGAACGGAACTTAAGGGGTGTTGGAGCTATTGTGTACAGAGTCCCCGAGCTTGGGAATGACCAGATGTTGAAAATCAGCCTCCGGAGTGTCAAAAGTGAAGACACAACTCCTATCTCAGAGAAATACGGGGGTGGTGGACATCGAAATGCTAGTTCATTTCTGCTGAAGTTGGCAGATTTTGAAGCTTGGAAGATTAACATTTGA
- the LOC110798117 gene encoding fasciclin-like arabinogalactan protein 8, which yields MASAKTTTVVFSVLAIFAVSYAHNITEILSSDPSLSQFSSFLTQTKLDDEINSRQTITVLALDNAAMATLTAKHPISVVKNLLSLHILLDYYDPKKLHSIDNGTVLTTTLYQTTGSASSQEGSVNITDLKGGSVGFGSGAPGSKLDSTYTKSVKQIPYNISVLEISAPIIAPALLTAASSDVNVTGVLEKAGCKTFASLISSSGVLKVYQSQMDKGITIFAPNDEAFKAKGVPDLTKLSNAEIVSLLQFHALSSYSPIGTLKTTKGSLPTLASGVGKYDLSPSAAGDSVTLHTGVDSSRIASTLLDATPVVIYAVDNVLLPVALFGMSPSPAPSPDSDSPSPAPAPEADSPSPAGTPMSSPPAPSSSESPADSPADSPAGTSADENTKNGGNERRVPAMFIAVGLSVVSGVISLVL from the coding sequence ATGGCTTCCGCCAAGACAACCACCGTAGTTTTCTCTGTTCTCGCCATTTTCGCCGTCTCTTACGCCCATAATATCACCGAGATTCTCTCCTCCGACCCATCTCTCTCCCAATTCAGCTCCTTCCTCACCCAGACAAAGCTTGATGATGAAATTAACTCCCGCCAAACTATCACCGTCCTGGCCTTAGATAACGCCGCAATGGCCACCCTCACCGCCAAACACCCTATCTCCGTCGTTAAAAACCTCCTTTCTCTTCATATCCTCTTGGACTACTATGATCCTAAGAAGCTCCACTCCATCGACAACGGCACCGTGTTAACCACCACCCTCTACCAAACCACTGGCTCCGCCTCCTCCCAGGAAGGCTCGGTCAATATCACCGATCTCAAAGGCGGGTCagtcgggttcgggtctggCGCACCGGGTTCAAAACTTGACTCCACCTACACGAAATCCGTGAAACAAATTCCTTACAACATCTCAGTACTCGAAATTAGTGCCCCGATCATTGCCCCCGCCCTCCTCACCGCCGCTTCATCCGACGTGAACGTCACCGGAGTGCTGGAAAAGGCTGGGTGCAAGACATTTGCGTCGCTAATTTCGTCTAGCGGCGTTTTGAAAGTGTACCAAAGTCAAATGGACAAAGGAATCACTATCTTCGCGCCGAATGATGAAGCTTTCAAGGCCAAGGGAGTTCCAGATCTGACCAAATTGAGCAATGCGGAGATCGTCTCTCTCCTCCAATTCCACGCACTCAGCAGCTACTCTCCCATCGGAACATTAAAAACGACAAAAGGCTCGTTACCGACCCTAGCTTCAGGCGTCGGAAAGTACGATCTCTCTCCTTCCGCGGCCGGCGACTCCGTTACACTTCACACTGGCGTGGATTCTTCTAGAATCGCTAGCACTCTACTCGATGCAACTCCCGTCGTGATTTACGCCGTCGACAATGTTCTTTTACCGGTGGCGTTGTTCGGAATGTCTCCATCTCCAGCACCGTCTCCCGACAGTGACTCTCCATCTCCTGCACCTGCGCCTGAAGCCGACTCTCCATCGCCGGCGGGTACACCGATGTCGTCTCCTCCTGCGCCTTCATCGTCTGAGTCGCCAGCTGATTCTCCAGCAGATTCTCCGGCGGGAACCTCCGCCGATGAGAACACGAAGAATGGTGGTAATGAGAGAAGAGTTCCCGCGATGTTCATTGCTGTTGGTTTGTCAGTGGTATCCGGCGTAATTTCGTTGGTACTGTAG
- the LOC110798119 gene encoding peptidyl-prolyl cis-trans isomerase CYP18-1: MSVTLHTNLGDIKCEIFCDEVPKAAENFLALCASGYYDGTIFHRNIKGFMIQGGDPTGTGKGGTSIWGKKFNDEIRESLKHNARGILAMANSGPNTNGSQFFLTYAKQPHLNGLYTVFGKVIHGFEVLDLMEKTKTGPGDRPLAEIRLNRVTLHANPLAG; the protein is encoded by the exons ATG TCAGTGACTCTTCACACTAATCTGGGCGACATAAAATGTGAAATCTTCTGTGATGAAGTCCCCAAAGCTGCTGAG AACTTTTTGGCTCTATGCGCTAGTGGATACTATGATGGGACCATATTTCACCGAAACATTAAAGGATTTATGATCCAGGGAGGAGATCCGACTGGCACAGGCAAAGGTGGTACGAGTATATGGGGCAAAAAGTTTAATGATGAGATAAGAGAGTCCCTTAAG CACAATGCTAGGGGGATCCTGGCAATGGCTAATAGTGGTCCGAATACCAATGGAAGCCAATTCTTTTTGACATATGCTAAGCAGCCTCATTTGAATGGATTGTACACTGTGTTTGGCAAGGTGATCCATGGTTTTGAGGTCCTTGATCTTATGGAGAAG ACGAAAACGGGTCCAGGGGATCGCCCACTTGCTGAAATTAGGCTCAACCGTGTTACACTACATGCTAATCCCCTTGCTGGTTGA
- the LOC110798116 gene encoding uncharacterized protein yields the protein MAAPTSTSSGGQQSDKRPRSVFDLPANFFDSCRLLPPAKLLQCQSYTSIPFVEEDEEALASSRSEKEILNENDDEADTSNCSNSSMNRWSCNICKSEFESLLDQRSHFKSDLHRFNVKLSLAGKVVLKEDDFDELNYDSFSKDFDVSSISGSEDEDDRVPRVLNNTMDMSVQSVKQKLCSGLHSGEKVSIWKCLLLKDSEDVSYENNQLVVIDDNGRVPNLNVIEKLKALTHEPRDKTHLRIVLLASGGHFAGCVFDGNTVVAHKTFHRYVVRAKAGKRQSTKDASGRSIHSAGASLRRYNELALKKDIQELLASWKPFFDAASCVFIYAPSSNRQLFYNGEAPLFSNQRCDARNIPFSVRRPTLKEARRIYNQLSLVAYEIDEEELPDIKQIELNESCIDANILRSDERGEAKVVRGDEVSETGKITDEQSLSDESDNELGCKTTLLHEAASSDNSEKVLELLEQGLDPTVKDERGKTPYMLATEKEVRNTFRRFMASNLDKWDWHAAKVPSALTKEMEESQAVKQAEKDAKRKAKAKELKKQRKEREKEKKAEAMAAESQKAAKVAEKKTAASPSIRTVQSVIAARLSKEEELKRKQAEEREKRAAAAERRFAAAAANAQGTITHATASSSQPKNSAGSTDIVCSCCNASLAGKVPFHRYNYKYCSTTCMQVHKEILEDGS from the exons ATGGCCGCCCCCACCTCCACCAGCAGCGGCGGGCAACAATCCGATAAACGGCCGCGGTCAGTCTTCGACCTCCCTGCAAACTTCTTCGATTCTTGCCGTCTTCTTCCTCCCGCCAAACTCCTTCAATGTCAATCTTATACTTCAATTCCTTTCGTTGAAGAAGACGAAGAAGCCCTAGCTTCGAGCAGGAGTGAGAAAGAGATATTGAACGAAAATGATGATGAAGCAGATACTTCAAATTGTAGTAATAGTAGTATGAACAGATGGTCTTGCAATATTTGCAAGTCTGAATTCGAGTCTCTCCTTGACCAGCGCTCTCATTTCAAGTCTGACCTTCATCGTTTCAAT GTAAAGCTAAGCCTTGCGGGAAAAGTTGTTTTGAAGGAGGATGACTTTGATGAGTTAAATTATGActctttttccaaagattttgACGTTTCAAGCATATCAGGATCTGAAGATGAAGATGACAGGGTACCCCGTGTTTTGAATAATACAATGGACATGTCAGTTCAAAGCGTTAAGCAGAAATTATGTTCCGGCCTTCACTCAGGGGAAAAAGTCTCTATCTGGAAGTGCTTGCTTCTGAAAGATTCCGAGGATGTATCCTATGAGAACAATCAGTTAGTGGTTATTGATGACAATGGACGTGTGCCTAACTTGAATGTAATAGAGAAGTTGAAAGCTTTGACTCATGAGCCAAGAGATAAAACCCACTTGAGGATCGTATTGCTGGCAAGTGGAGGACATTTTGCTGGTTGTGTCTTTGATGGAAACACTGTTGTTGCTCACAAGACGTTCCACAG ATATGTTGTGAGAGCTAAGGCCGGTAAGAGGCAGTCAACCAAAGATGCAAGTGGCAGGTCTATACATTCTGCCGGAGCATCACTCCGCCGCTATAATGAGCTTGCTTTGAAGAAG GATATTCAAGAGTTGCTTGCTTCTTGGAAGCCTTTTTTTGATGCAGCTTCCTGTGTCTTCATTTATGCACCCTCAAGCAACCGTCAATTGTTCTATAATGGTGAGGCCCCACTCTTTAGCAACCAACGGTGTGATGCTAGGAATATTCCTTTCAGCGTTCGAAGGCCTACTTTAAAGGAAGCACGGCGTATATATAATCAGTTGAGCCTAGTTGCTTATGAAATTGACGAAGAGGAACTTCCTGATATAAAGCAGATTGAATTAAATGAAAGTTGCATTGATGCAAACATTTTGAGGAGCGACGAAAGGGGGGAAGCAAAGGTGGTTAGAGGGGATGAAGTTTCTGAAACTGGCAAAATTACTGATGAACAATCCTTGTCTGATGAAAGTGATAATGAACTCGGATGTAAAACAACTCTATTACATGAAGCAGCATCATCTGATAATTCTGAAAAGGTTTTGGAACTTCTAGAGCAGGGTTTAGATCCAACTGTCAAAGATGAAAGAGGGAAAACACCCTACATGCTGGCTACTGAGAAGGAAGTAAGAAATACTTTTAGACGCTTTATGGCTTCAAACCTTGATAAGTGGGATTGGCATGCTGCCAAAGTACCTAGTGCATTGACTAAAGAGATGGAGGAGTCTCAGGCTGTAAAGCAG GCTGAAAAAGATGCCAAAAGGAAAGCAAAAGCAAAGGAATTGAAAAAACAAcgtaaagaaagagaaaaggaaaagaaagctgAG GCAATGGCTGCAGAATCTCAGAAAGCTGCAAAAGTTGCAGAGAAAAAGACTGCTGCTTCACCTTCAATAAGAACAGTTCAATCTGTCATTGCTGCAAGATTGTCCAAAGAG GAGGAACTAAAGAGGAAGCAagcagaagagagagaaaagagagctGCTGCAGCTGAAAGGAGATTTGCGGCAGCCGCTGCTAATGCCCAAGGGACTATCACGCACGCAACTGCAAGCTCCTCCCAACCGAAAAACAGTGCTGGGAGTACCGACATAGTTTGCTCCTGTTGTAATGCATCATTGGCGGGTAAAGTTCCTTTCCACAGATATAACTACAAATACTGTAGCACAACATGCATGCAAGTTCACAAAGAGATTCTTGAAGATGGATCATGA